One uncultured Campylobacter sp. genomic window, TGCACCGCAAAAGCGGACGGCAAGAGCCTGACCGAGCTGATCGCCAAGCGCGACATACTCACGCTAAAAGCGGGCGCGCTACGGACTTTCGCGCAAGTCGCCGCGCAAAAGATCGATGCATATTCGCGCAGCGAGATTAAAATTTTAAGCACGGTCGACGTCGCGGCGCTGCAAAAGCAAGTGGACGAGCTGGCTAAGCAGATCAGACAGCTTGATACGACGCTGCAAGGCGCGAACTGGCAGACCGATCTGATCGAAAGCTAAGGGCGTAAAATTTAAAATTTCGGGTAAGTATCGCAAGAGGCGAGCATGAAAACCTTCCCTGCAACGGAATTAATAGCGCTCGCGGAAACGGCGCACCCCTTTTTACGATTTATTTTCAGTAAATTTACAGGGGCAATGTGACTGCGCAATGTAACTACCTAATGCTGATCTAGCGATACCCAGGGCGGGAACGGGGAAATTTTAAAACGAAATTTTAATTTTTGCGGCGCGGCTTGCGGGCTCGCAGTAAAATTTGGCGGCGATCTGGGCGGCCTTGACGCTTAAATTTTACGTTTAAATTTAGGCGCGCTTGCCATTTTGCATTTTGACCCGTCTGGCGTCAAATTTTTACAATAATCATAAAATTTAGCCAAATTTAAAGGATGAAATTTGAAATTTAAAACCCTTGCGCTAGCAGCCGCGCTTTTCCTTGCGACCGGCATGAATGCAGAGCTCGCTACAGAAGCGAATTCCATAAATTTTAGAAAAACGAGCGGCGCGGAGCAAAATCTCGCGGACGTAAAAGACGCCAGATTTCAACACGCGCATTCTAAAAATGCAGATACCGCAGCGCGCGGCATAAACTCAAACTCATCGCAAAAATCAACCCTCATCGACGAAGTGAAAAATTTTTACCGCGTGGATGAGCTGCTGTTTCGCAGCGCTCAGCTTGACGGAGGCGATGCCGCGAAACTGCATGAGCTTGGCATCAAAAGCATCGTAAATCTGCGCCATTTTAGCAGAGGCGGCGACAAAAGGGCATTTGGCGATCAATTTTGGCTCACGAACAAGCCGCTTCAAAGCTGGGAGATAAGGCCCGCGCAGATAGTGGACGTTTTGCGCACTATTCGCGAGCGCCAAAAGGAGGGCGCCGTGCTCGTACACTGCTATCACGGAGCCGATCGCACGGGGCTTGTAGTGGCGATGTACCGTGTGATCTATCAGGGCTGGAGCCTGGACGCCGCGCGCAGCGAGATGATAGACGGCGGATACGGCTTTCACTCCATGTGGCAGGACATCGCGGGCTTTTTGACGCCGCGAAACGAAGCACTCATAAGAGCCGAGCTTGGAATTTAGACGCGGAATTTCGCCCGTCCGATCAGACGGCGGCGAAATTTGTAAATTTAATAATGACAAAATGCAGTTTATAACGAAATCTTAGAATATGGGCTATGTATATTTTCTGGGGTGAGGCTCGGGATACGCCAAAATAGGGGCGAAAAACGAGCTGCAAAGACTCGCAGAGTTTGAACAAAAATTTGAGGCTAGCAAACAAAAGGCGCGAGAAATTTTAAATTTATAGATATCGCTAAAATTTTACTCTTTGCGGCGAGCTAAATTTAAGGCCGCAAATTTCTAAAAAGAAGCAAAGAGACCTTAAAATAATAAA contains:
- a CDS encoding DIP1984 family protein, producing MKLAEALILRADIQKRIEQLKSRLAYNAKVQEGEKPSEEPNALLAELDALTGELELLIVRINLTNCTAKADGKSLTELIAKRDILTLKAGALRTFAQVAAQKIDAYSRSEIKILSTVDVAALQKQVDELAKQIRQLDTTLQGANWQTDLIES
- a CDS encoding tyrosine-protein phosphatase; protein product: MKFKTLALAAALFLATGMNAELATEANSINFRKTSGAEQNLADVKDARFQHAHSKNADTAARGINSNSSQKSTLIDEVKNFYRVDELLFRSAQLDGGDAAKLHELGIKSIVNLRHFSRGGDKRAFGDQFWLTNKPLQSWEIRPAQIVDVLRTIRERQKEGAVLVHCYHGADRTGLVVAMYRVIYQGWSLDAARSEMIDGGYGFHSMWQDIAGFLTPRNEALIRAELGI